From the Manis javanica isolate MJ-LG chromosome 11, MJ_LKY, whole genome shotgun sequence genome, one window contains:
- the LOC118971170 gene encoding olfactory receptor 10AG1-like, translating to MSSEGMKAGNNVSTVMQFVLLGFSDLPNLQGLLFGLFSIIYIIILIGNSLIIIITRLDPALQKPMYFFLANLSFLEIGYVSVTLARILLNLWTQDRSISVLACAAQMRFFLLLAATECLLLAVMAYDRYVAICRPLHYPLVMSRNVCVRMAVGSWIGGIPVQIGQTCQIFSLRFCNSNQINHFFCDVRPILKLACGDTSVHEISVYAVAVLFVAAPFVLILASYSKIISTILQLPGVQGRAKAFSTCSSHLLVVFLFFGSATITYLRPKSNHSAGIDKLLSLFYTIVTPIFNPVIYTLRNKDVITALRKLKTQLSTY from the exons ATGAGCTCTGAAGGGATGAAAGCTGGGAACAATGTTTCCACAGTGATGCAGTTTGTACTCCTGGGATTTTCTGACCTTCCAAACCTCCAAGGGCTGCTATTTGGACTGTTCTCCATCATTTACATTATTATCCTAATCGGAAATAgccttataataataataaccaggCTTGACCCTGCACTACAGAAACCCATGTATTTTTTCCTGGCAAATCTTTCCTTCTTGGAAATCGGTTATGTGTCCGTCACTCTCGCTAGGATCCTGCTGAACCTCTGGACTCAGGATAGAAGCATTTCTGTGCTGGCCTGTGCGGCCCAAATGCGCTTCTTCCTGCTGCTGGCAGCCACAGAGTGTCTCCTCCTGgcagtgatggcctatgaccgctacgtggccatctgtcGCCCTCTGCACTATCCCCTAGTCATGAGCCGCAACGTCTGTGTCCGAATGGCTGTTGGCTCCTGGATCGGTGGAATCCCAGTGCAGATAGGACAGACATGCCAGATTTTCTCTCTGCGTTTCTGTAATTCTAACCAGATtaaccacttcttctgtgacgTCCGTCCCATTCTCAAGCTAGCGTGTGGAGACACTTCAGTACATGAGATTTCGGTCTATGCAGTAGCCGTACTGTTTGTTGCAGCCCCTTTCGTATTGATACTCGCCTCTTACAGCAAAATCATTTCCACCATTCTGCAGTTGCCCGGAGTCCAAGGACGGGCCAAGGCTTTCTCCACGTGTTCTTCCCACCTGCTGGTTGTGTTTTTATTCTTTGGATCTGCCACCATTACCTACTTAAGGCCGAAATCCAATCATTCTGCAGGAATTGACAAACTTCTGTCTCTTTTCTACACCATAGTGACTCCAATCTTTAATCCCGTGATATACACCCTTAGGAACAAAGATGTGATCACTGCACtgagaaaatt AAAAACTCAACTAAGTACATATTAA